Proteins encoded in a region of the Magnetospirillum sp. genome:
- the glyS gene encoding glycine--tRNA ligase subunit beta, giving the protein MAELLLEILSEEIPARMQGRAAEELKRLVCEGLGKAGLEFSKSEAFVTPRRLALVVDGLPLRTPDLKEEKKGPRVGSPDQAIAGFLKGAGLASLDACEKRMVGKAEFWFAVVDKKGAATSEILPGVIVEAIKALPWPKSMRAGTQRFAWVRPMQGIVALLDGTSLSGEFDLGGDKIAFGNTTVGHRFLAPAAFAVSGFADYRAKLEKAFVILDAAARRAKISADASAAAAKLGVKLRDDPGLLDEVAGLVEWPVVLAGAIDEKFMDVPAEVLVTSMRAHQKYFATLNADGSLGRHFIVVANMVAEDNGELIVAGNERVLRARLSDAKFFWDQDRKTKLEARVPALASRVFHAKLGKVLQKVERLEKLSAFIAGKIGADVAAATRAAHLAKADLSSGMVGEFPELQGIMGRYYARHDGESELVANAIRAHYQPLGPGDACPSEPVSVAVALAEKIDTLAGFWSIDEKPTGSKDPFALRRSALGVIRLILENKIRLDLGSVFKWASISVMEQRMLAESVKNLDRVADAMKAAGMAESPYSTRSMGLDMQTRGSLSANRESFELLDFFADRLKVSLKEKGVRHDLIDAVFALGDEDDLVRLLARVEALGAFLASDDGANLLIAARRASNIAGIEAKKDGASYDAPVDAGLLAQAEETELFARLSEVEASVRKAVGVEDFAAAMRALASLRGPLDAFFDKVTVNADDAALRANRLKLLSQIRRTTMLVADFARIEG; this is encoded by the coding sequence ATGGCTGAGCTGCTGCTCGAGATTCTGTCCGAGGAAATCCCGGCGCGCATGCAAGGTCGTGCGGCCGAGGAATTGAAACGCCTCGTCTGCGAAGGCCTCGGCAAAGCCGGGCTCGAATTTTCGAAGTCCGAAGCGTTTGTCACACCGCGCCGCTTGGCGCTGGTCGTGGATGGCCTGCCGCTGCGCACGCCCGATCTCAAGGAAGAGAAAAAAGGTCCGCGCGTCGGCTCGCCCGACCAGGCTATTGCGGGCTTTTTGAAGGGTGCAGGCCTTGCTTCGCTCGACGCGTGCGAAAAGCGCATGGTCGGAAAGGCCGAGTTCTGGTTTGCGGTCGTCGACAAGAAGGGTGCGGCGACTTCCGAGATTCTGCCGGGCGTGATCGTCGAGGCGATCAAAGCGCTGCCTTGGCCCAAATCGATGCGCGCAGGCACCCAGCGCTTTGCCTGGGTGCGCCCGATGCAGGGCATCGTCGCCCTGCTCGACGGTACTTCGCTCAGCGGCGAATTCGATCTCGGCGGCGACAAGATCGCGTTCGGCAACACGACCGTCGGCCATCGCTTTCTGGCGCCCGCCGCGTTCGCCGTGTCGGGCTTTGCCGACTATCGCGCGAAGTTGGAAAAGGCCTTTGTGATCCTCGATGCAGCCGCACGCCGCGCCAAGATTTCGGCCGATGCGTCCGCCGCAGCCGCAAAGCTGGGCGTGAAACTGCGCGACGATCCGGGCTTGCTCGACGAGGTCGCGGGCCTTGTCGAATGGCCGGTCGTGCTGGCAGGGGCCATCGACGAAAAATTCATGGATGTGCCGGCCGAAGTGCTGGTCACATCGATGCGCGCGCACCAGAAATATTTCGCGACGTTGAATGCGGACGGTTCGCTTGGCCGCCATTTTATTGTCGTGGCCAACATGGTCGCAGAAGACAATGGCGAACTGATTGTCGCGGGCAACGAGCGCGTTTTGCGCGCGCGCCTGTCGGACGCCAAATTCTTCTGGGACCAGGACCGAAAGACCAAGCTCGAAGCGCGTGTGCCTGCGCTGGCATCGCGCGTGTTCCATGCCAAGCTCGGCAAGGTGCTGCAGAAGGTCGAGCGGCTCGAAAAACTCTCGGCCTTCATCGCGGGCAAGATCGGGGCCGACGTTGCCGCCGCAACGCGAGCCGCCCATCTTGCCAAGGCCGATCTGTCGTCCGGCATGGTCGGCGAGTTCCCCGAGTTGCAAGGCATCATGGGCCGCTACTATGCGCGCCACGACGGCGAGAGCGAGCTTGTGGCCAACGCCATCCGCGCGCATTACCAGCCGCTCGGCCCCGGCGACGCATGCCCGTCCGAGCCCGTCTCGGTCGCCGTCGCCTTGGCCGAAAAAATCGACACGCTGGCCGGTTTCTGGAGCATCGACGAAAAGCCGACGGGCTCCAAAGACCCGTTTGCGCTGCGCCGTTCGGCGTTGGGTGTGATTAGGCTAATTCTAGAGAACAAGATTCGCCTTGACCTTGGCAGCGTATTCAAGTGGGCAAGTATCTCTGTCATGGAGCAACGAATGCTCGCGGAATCGGTCAAAAATCTTGACCGAGTTGCGGATGCAATGAAAGCCGCGGGCATGGCTGAGTCGCCCTACTCGACTCGGAGCATGGGATTGGACATGCAAACGCGCGGGTCCTTGTCCGCGAACCGCGAGTCTTTTGAACTTTTGGATTTTTTCGCCGACCGTCTGAAAGTGTCGCTCAAGGAAAAGGGCGTGCGGCACGATCTGATCGATGCGGTGTTTGCCCTCGGCGACGAGGACGATCTTGTGCGGCTGCTCGCCCGCGTCGAAGCGCTCGGCGCGTTCTTGGCAAGCGACGATGGCGCCAATCTTCTGATCGCGGCACGGCGCGCATCGAACATTGCGGGCATCGAGGCCAAGAAGGACGGTGCATCGTACGACGCACCCGTCGATGCGGGCCTGCTCGCGCAGGCGGAAGAAACAGAGCTTTTCGCGCGTTTGTCGGAGGTGGAAGCTTCCGTGCGCAAAGCCGTCGGGGTGGAAGATTTTGCGGCCGCGATGCGCGCTTTGGCGTCGCTGCGCGGCCCCCTCGACGCGTTCTTCGACAAGGTCACCGTCAATGCCGACGACGCGGCCTTGCGCGCGAACCGTCTCAAACTGCTGTCGCAGATCCGCCGCACCACGATGCTGGTGGCGGATTTTGCGCGTATCGAAGGCTAG
- a CDS encoding glycine--tRNA ligase subunit alpha yields the protein MKPLSFQDLILTLHAYWSAQGCLILQPYDMEMGAGTFHPATTLRALGPKPWKAAYVQPSRRPSDGRYGENPNRLQHYYQYQVILKPSPADAQELYLGSLAKIGLDAKRHDIRFVEDDWESPTLGAWGLGWEVWCDGMEVTQYTYFQQVGGIECNPVAVEFTYGLERLAMYIQGVENVYDLAFNNEGVKYGEVFLRAEREYSAHNFEHANTDQLFKHFQDAEAECKALLEAKLALPAYDQCIKASHRFNLLDARGVISVTERQAYIGRVRNLAKACCEAWLAGEGAANG from the coding sequence ATGAAGCCCCTTAGTTTCCAGGACCTGATTTTGACCTTGCACGCCTATTGGTCGGCGCAGGGCTGCCTCATTTTGCAGCCCTACGACATGGAAATGGGGGCGGGCACCTTCCATCCGGCCACGACGTTGCGGGCACTGGGTCCCAAGCCTTGGAAAGCCGCCTATGTGCAGCCCTCGCGCCGCCCTTCCGACGGGCGCTACGGCGAAAACCCGAACCGGCTCCAGCACTACTACCAGTACCAAGTCATCCTGAAACCGTCGCCCGCGGACGCGCAGGAGCTCTATCTCGGCAGCCTCGCCAAGATCGGGCTCGACGCCAAGCGCCACGACATACGCTTTGTCGAGGACGATTGGGAAAGCCCGACGCTGGGGGCCTGGGGCCTCGGCTGGGAAGTGTGGTGCGACGGCATGGAAGTCACGCAGTACACCTATTTCCAGCAGGTCGGCGGCATCGAGTGCAATCCCGTTGCGGTCGAGTTCACCTACGGGCTCGAGCGCTTGGCGATGTATATCCAAGGTGTGGAGAACGTCTACGACCTCGCTTTCAACAACGAGGGCGTCAAATACGGTGAAGTGTTCCTGCGCGCCGAGCGCGAATATTCGGCGCACAATTTCGAGCACGCGAACACCGACCAGCTCTTCAAGCATTTCCAGGACGCCGAAGCCGAGTGTAAGGCGCTGCTGGAAGCGAAGCTCGCACTGCCAGCCTACGACCAATGCATCAAAGCTTCGCATCGCTTCAATCTGCTCGATGCGCGCGGCGTGATTTCGGTGACCGAGCGCCAAGCCTATATCGGCCGCGTGCGCAACTTGGCCAAGGCCTGCTGCGAAGCGTGGCTCGCGGGCGAAGGTGCGGCCAATGGCTGA
- a CDS encoding PAS domain-containing protein, which yields MKDFQLTNDVLVKSIEHSNIAHTISRVDGDMELVYVNQAFLNVTGYSREEVIGRNCRFLQGPGTDPNTVRAIRESVAAFATIEIEILNYRKDGTSFPNHLRMAPVYDSDGILIAYLGVQSDVTHFYQSQRFEQERQKMEALGRMAGNVSHEIKNTLQPVKLMSDLLKDWKSLSEDKLKRCLEILTENVDIADKVAQDVLRFSRRASSEIETVDAAILRQDVIRFVRNLLQANTGFELSVAATSSEDQMFVRIRRNHVYQVLINLVNNAIFAMEGAGKLTLLWNREDIGPARALELSLKVGTYLVIGIQDTGCGIEEKNIGEIFSPFFSTKPPGEGTGLGLSVSYRMAREWEGTLAFVSESKVGSTFYIYIPIA from the coding sequence ATGAAAGATTTCCAGCTGACCAACGATGTTCTGGTCAAGTCGATCGAGCACAGCAATATCGCGCACACGATTTCGCGCGTCGACGGCGACATGGAACTGGTCTACGTGAACCAGGCTTTTCTCAATGTCACTGGGTATTCGCGCGAAGAAGTCATCGGACGGAACTGCCGTTTCCTGCAAGGGCCCGGTACCGATCCCAATACGGTACGCGCCATTCGGGAGTCTGTCGCCGCTTTCGCGACGATCGAGATCGAGATCCTCAACTACCGAAAAGACGGCACAAGCTTCCCCAACCATCTGCGGATGGCGCCCGTCTACGATTCCGACGGCATCCTGATCGCGTATTTGGGCGTGCAGTCGGACGTGACGCATTTCTACCAGAGCCAACGGTTCGAGCAGGAGCGCCAGAAGATGGAGGCGCTTGGCCGCATGGCGGGCAACGTAAGCCACGAAATCAAAAATACGCTGCAGCCGGTCAAGCTCATGAGCGACTTGCTGAAGGACTGGAAATCGCTGAGCGAAGACAAGCTCAAACGCTGCCTGGAGATTCTCACCGAAAACGTCGATATCGCCGACAAAGTCGCGCAGGACGTGCTGCGGTTCTCGCGCCGGGCAAGTTCAGAGATCGAAACCGTAGACGCCGCCATCCTGCGGCAGGACGTCATCCGTTTCGTGCGAAATCTTCTGCAGGCGAACACTGGGTTCGAATTGAGCGTCGCAGCGACCTCATCCGAAGACCAAATGTTCGTGCGCATCCGCCGAAACCACGTCTATCAGGTGCTCATCAATCTCGTGAACAATGCCATTTTTGCCATGGAAGGCGCGGGCAAGCTGACGCTTCTTTGGAATCGCGAAGACATCGGTCCGGCAAGGGCGCTGGAACTCAGTCTGAAAGTAGGCACATACCTCGTGATCGGAATTCAAGACACCGGTTGCGGCATCGAAGAGAAGAACATCGGCGAGATTTTCAGCCCGTTTTTCTCGACCAAACCCCCTGGCGAGGGAACCGGACTTGGACTTTCGGTCTCGTATCGAATGGCGCGGGAATGGGAAGGCACGCTCGCTTTCGTCAGCGAGTCGAAAGTCGGAAGCACTTTTTATATATATATTCCAATAGCTTGA
- a CDS encoding response regulator, producing the protein MKKKILLIEDMKGVRESLEMILSMQDYQVEMASDGAEGLRAAKAAKFDLIITDILMPEIDGAEVIMALRAAGNKVPILAISGGGNGVSAAMALTLAKEKADAVLEKPFSKADLLAAVRNLIP; encoded by the coding sequence ATGAAAAAGAAAATTTTGCTGATCGAAGACATGAAGGGGGTTCGCGAATCTCTCGAAATGATTCTCTCGATGCAGGATTACCAAGTCGAGATGGCTTCCGACGGTGCCGAAGGACTGCGCGCCGCAAAGGCAGCGAAATTCGATCTGATCATAACGGACATACTCATGCCGGAAATCGACGGCGCAGAAGTGATCATGGCGTTGCGGGCGGCCGGCAACAAGGTGCCGATCCTGGCGATTTCGGGCGGCGGCAACGGCGTTTCCGCCGCCATGGCGCTGACGCTGGCGAAGGAAAAGGCCGACGCCGTGCTCGAAAAACCGTTTTCGAAGGCGGATCTGCTGGCGGCCGTTCGGAACCTGATTCCCTAG
- a CDS encoding HAMP domain-containing methyl-accepting chemotaxis protein, whose protein sequence is MAFFYGFAIGQRVSALAAFLLFVLGIVGGVSVYKMTEIGHELEEVDRFELPLALLVEQTTISQLEQAMLFEKALRFRSVAVAVEGENFESTVQAFAKYAKKAEAELLQALGLIDKALASGPPAAAATQLKEFQRALKAIEAKHKSYDSTVGELFAELLRSPDAAARLNARIVGVAKDQQELVRSLEDLAEKSAAFVSHSMHQALEDETIAKNIVVAASLAGFLLGTMIAFWLGRSITVPLKNLTNAMSGLADGKLDTPIPATKFKDEVDSMAKAMLVFQTNMLRAEALEAEQTALKNKQAQRANELNQLVGIFGSTIGAVFAQILDASKKMAGQSQNMRSSSGDAQSMATMVATEAEESSVNAQALSAAAEQMVASIREISRQVSKSSEVTRQAVEFAQNSERDVKALQQTSAEIGQVVQMITGIAEQTNMLALNATIEAARAGEAGKGFAVVASEVKNLAKQTASATDAVSKKVQSIQDASVQSAASIANIGKIVGSIDEYITVIAAAIEEQNATTEEISRNVSFVSGSALRVAENVQKIQTQSGEISGNAQTVNASADHMAGEAETLSREVKTFLTAMQNTGVDDDTYEPRKISANATAKLEVGTWSGRASEVTAAFVIVAPPINCALGEGLEISIDGINERLRGRVAKNENDRTTIQFPLDTEHLEKMRGLVKKIA, encoded by the coding sequence ATGGCGTTTTTTTACGGGTTTGCGATCGGGCAACGCGTGTCCGCACTCGCGGCGTTTCTGCTTTTCGTGCTCGGCATCGTCGGCGGCGTAAGCGTCTACAAGATGACCGAGATCGGGCATGAGCTGGAGGAAGTCGACCGCTTCGAGCTGCCGCTCGCTCTTCTTGTCGAGCAAACGACGATCAGCCAGCTCGAGCAGGCGATGCTCTTCGAAAAGGCGCTGCGTTTCCGTTCGGTCGCCGTCGCGGTCGAGGGCGAAAACTTCGAATCGACTGTCCAGGCGTTCGCGAAATACGCCAAAAAGGCGGAAGCCGAACTGCTGCAAGCGCTCGGCCTGATCGACAAGGCGCTGGCGAGCGGTCCACCCGCCGCAGCCGCAACGCAACTCAAAGAATTCCAGCGCGCGCTCAAGGCGATCGAGGCAAAGCACAAAAGCTACGATTCGACTGTCGGCGAATTGTTTGCCGAGCTGTTGCGCTCCCCCGACGCCGCCGCGAGGCTGAATGCCCGGATCGTCGGCGTCGCGAAGGACCAGCAAGAACTGGTCAGATCGCTCGAAGATCTCGCCGAAAAGTCCGCGGCTTTTGTCTCGCACTCCATGCATCAAGCACTCGAGGACGAAACGATCGCAAAAAACATCGTCGTTGCGGCAAGTCTCGCCGGGTTCTTGCTGGGAACGATGATCGCATTTTGGCTCGGCCGCAGCATCACCGTTCCGCTGAAGAACCTGACCAACGCGATGTCCGGTCTCGCGGACGGCAAGCTCGATACGCCGATCCCCGCGACCAAATTCAAAGACGAAGTCGACTCCATGGCGAAAGCGATGCTGGTGTTCCAAACCAACATGCTGCGTGCTGAAGCGCTCGAGGCGGAACAGACCGCTCTCAAAAACAAACAAGCGCAGCGCGCGAACGAACTCAACCAGCTCGTCGGAATATTCGGCTCCACGATCGGCGCGGTTTTCGCCCAGATTCTCGACGCGTCGAAGAAGATGGCCGGACAGTCGCAGAACATGCGCAGCAGCAGCGGCGACGCCCAAAGCATGGCGACGATGGTCGCCACGGAAGCCGAGGAATCGTCGGTCAACGCGCAAGCTTTGAGCGCCGCTGCCGAACAGATGGTGGCCTCGATCCGGGAGATCTCGCGCCAAGTCAGCAAATCGTCGGAGGTCACGCGGCAGGCGGTCGAATTCGCCCAGAACTCCGAACGCGACGTGAAGGCGCTGCAGCAGACGTCGGCGGAGATCGGGCAGGTCGTTCAGATGATCACCGGCATCGCCGAACAGACGAACATGCTGGCGCTCAACGCGACGATCGAGGCGGCGCGGGCCGGGGAAGCCGGAAAAGGCTTTGCCGTCGTCGCGAGCGAGGTCAAGAATCTCGCCAAACAGACCGCGAGTGCCACGGACGCCGTGTCCAAGAAAGTACAGTCGATCCAAGACGCGTCCGTCCAGTCCGCCGCGTCGATCGCGAATATCGGCAAGATCGTCGGCAGCATCGACGAATACATCACCGTAATTGCCGCCGCGATCGAAGAACAGAATGCGACGACCGAGGAGATCTCCCGCAACGTCTCATTCGTCTCCGGCAGCGCATTGCGGGTCGCGGAGAACGTCCAGAAGATTCAGACGCAGTCGGGGGAGATCAGCGGCAACGCACAGACCGTCAACGCAAGCGCCGACCACATGGCCGGCGAAGCCGAAACGCTGAGTCGCGAGGTGAAAACCTTTCTTACCGCGATGCAGAATACGGGTGTCGACGACGACACGTACGAACCGCGCAAGATTTCCGCCAATGCCACTGCAAAGCTGGAAGTCGGTACGTGGTCGGGACGCGCGTCCGAAGTTACGGCAGCCTTCGTGATCGTGGCGCCGCCGATCAACTGCGCCCTCGGCGAAGGGCTCGAGATTTCGATCGACGGGATCAACGAACGTTTGCGCGGCCGAGTGGCCAAGAACGAAAACGACAGGACGACGATCCAGTTCCCGCTCGACACGGAACATCTCGAAAAAATGCGCGGGCTCGTAAAGAAGATCGCCTGA
- a CDS encoding cytochrome d ubiquinol oxidase subunit II produces the protein MALFGFEPDVWLPVAFAILMGASILAYVILDGYDLGVGILMGNATREERDVMVGSIGPFWDANETWLVLGIGLLLVAFPAAHGVILTALYLPVALMLVGLTLRGVAFEFRVKAQSGLREIWDRIFVAGSLLAAATQGYMLGFYIVGFEPSFAAHAFAVLTGICLAAGYAFIGATWLVLKTEGALHDRAVGMARTCLWLAALGMVAVSLATPIASPRIFAKWFSFPEIILLAPIPLVTAGLFLALWIFLRRMPRVDRSLDIVPFVGAVGLFALGFFGFAYSFYPYLVVDRITVWQAAAAPESLMLIFVGACVVLPVIVAYSAFAYWVFRGKATALRYD, from the coding sequence ATGGCGCTTTTCGGCTTCGAACCGGATGTGTGGTTGCCCGTCGCTTTTGCCATCTTGATGGGGGCGTCGATCCTCGCCTACGTGATCCTCGACGGCTACGATCTGGGCGTGGGCATCTTGATGGGCAACGCCACGCGCGAAGAGCGCGACGTGATGGTGGGCTCGATCGGCCCGTTCTGGGATGCCAACGAAACCTGGCTCGTCCTTGGCATCGGCTTGCTGCTCGTGGCGTTTCCGGCGGCACACGGCGTGATCCTCACGGCCCTCTATCTGCCCGTGGCGTTGATGCTCGTCGGCCTCACCTTGCGCGGCGTGGCGTTCGAGTTTCGCGTCAAGGCGCAGTCGGGCTTGCGCGAAATCTGGGACCGCATTTTCGTGGCGGGCTCGCTGCTCGCCGCTGCCACGCAAGGCTACATGCTGGGCTTCTACATCGTCGGCTTCGAGCCGAGCTTTGCCGCGCACGCTTTTGCCGTGCTGACCGGCATTTGCCTGGCTGCCGGCTACGCCTTCATCGGCGCCACTTGGCTCGTGCTCAAAACCGAGGGCGCCTTGCATGATCGCGCGGTCGGCATGGCGCGCACCTGCCTGTGGCTTGCGGCCCTCGGCATGGTGGCGGTGTCGCTGGCCACACCCATCGCCTCGCCGCGAATCTTCGCCAAATGGTTCTCGTTCCCCGAGATCATTCTGCTGGCACCGATCCCGCTCGTCACGGCCGGGCTGTTCCTGGCGCTTTGGATCTTCCTGCGTCGCATGCCGCGCGTCGACCGCAGCCTCGACATCGTGCCGTTCGTGGGGGCTGTCGGGCTGTTTGCGCTCGGCTTTTTCGGTTTTGCCTATTCCTTCTACCCGTATCTCGTCGTCGACCGCATCACCGTGTGGCAGGCGGCGGCGGCTCCCGAAAGCCTAATGCTGATTTTCGTCGGCGCATGCGTGGTGCTGCCGGTCATCGTCGCCTATTCGGCCTTCGCCTATTGGGTGTTCCGCGGCAAGGCGACGGCGTTGCGCTACGATTGA
- a CDS encoding cytochrome ubiquinol oxidase subunit I → MFPTPFEGADPVLLARIQFAANISFHILFPTITIALGWFLLFFKLRYNATRQERWMDAYRLYVKVFALTFALGVVSGITMSFQFGTNWPGFMNAVGNIAGPLLAYEVLTAFFLEASFLGIMLFGFRRVKDWVHTLATFLVAFGTTISAFWILVLNSWMHTPAGFEMRDGVAHATDWFAIVFNPSMPYRLVHMLLASGLTCAFLVAGLSAYRWLRGDRGADVDAAMRTGVAVAAVLIPLQILAGDMHGLNTLKHQPAKVAAMEGNWTTGPNVPLVLFAIPNEAEKRNDFAIEIPNGASLILKHSPSGVVPGLDAFEGKHPPVAPVFYAFRVMVGTGLLMLAVAWFAAWLIWRRGGIGVWTARGLAAMTLSGWVATLAGWYVTEIGRQPWLVTGVLATSDAASDVPVALIGSSLAIYLLLYAALIAAYVSVLFYLAGKPATAMPEDAPKGKLIAASAAARI, encoded by the coding sequence ATGTTTCCGACGCCTTTCGAAGGTGCCGATCCCGTGCTGCTGGCGCGCATCCAGTTCGCGGCCAACATTTCGTTCCATATTCTGTTCCCGACGATCACGATCGCCCTCGGCTGGTTCCTGCTGTTTTTCAAGCTGCGCTACAACGCCACGCGCCAGGAACGCTGGATGGATGCCTACCGCCTCTACGTGAAGGTGTTTGCCCTCACCTTCGCGCTCGGCGTGGTGTCGGGCATCACGATGAGCTTCCAGTTCGGCACCAACTGGCCCGGCTTCATGAATGCGGTCGGCAACATCGCAGGTCCGCTGCTGGCCTACGAGGTGCTGACCGCCTTCTTCCTTGAGGCGAGCTTCCTCGGCATCATGCTGTTCGGCTTCCGGCGCGTGAAGGACTGGGTGCACACGCTCGCCACGTTCCTCGTCGCGTTCGGCACCACAATCTCGGCTTTCTGGATTCTCGTGCTGAATTCCTGGATGCACACGCCGGCCGGCTTCGAAATGCGCGACGGCGTTGCGCACGCGACCGACTGGTTCGCGATCGTGTTCAACCCGTCGATGCCGTACCGGCTTGTGCATATGCTGCTGGCCTCGGGCCTTACATGTGCGTTTCTGGTGGCGGGCTTGTCGGCTTATCGTTGGCTGCGTGGCGACCGCGGGGCGGACGTCGATGCGGCGATGCGCACCGGTGTTGCGGTCGCTGCCGTCTTGATCCCGCTGCAGATCCTGGCGGGCGACATGCATGGGCTCAACACGCTGAAGCACCAGCCCGCCAAGGTCGCGGCCATGGAAGGCAACTGGACGACCGGCCCCAACGTGCCGCTTGTGCTGTTCGCCATTCCGAACGAAGCCGAAAAGCGAAACGATTTTGCGATCGAGATCCCGAACGGCGCGAGCCTCATTCTCAAACATTCGCCGTCGGGCGTGGTTCCGGGGCTCGACGCGTTCGAGGGCAAACATCCGCCGGTCGCACCCGTGTTCTACGCGTTCCGCGTGATGGTAGGGACGGGACTATTGATGCTTGCGGTCGCTTGGTTCGCGGCGTGGCTGATATGGCGGCGCGGCGGTATTGGGGTTTGGACCGCGCGCGGCCTTGCCGCCATGACGTTGTCGGGTTGGGTTGCGACACTGGCCGGCTGGTACGTGACCGAGATCGGCCGCCAACCCTGGCTCGTCACCGGCGTGCTCGCGACTTCCGACGCGGCGTCGGACGTGCCGGTCGCACTGATCGGCAGTTCGCTTGCGATCTATCTGCTGCTCTACGCCGCGTTGATCGCGGCCTATGTGAGCGTGCTGTTCTATCTTGCGGGCAAGCCTGCAACCGCGATGCCCGAAGACGCGCCCAAGGGCAAACTCATCGCCGCCAGTGCCGCGGCGCGCATCTGA
- a CDS encoding GbsR/MarR family transcriptional regulator, which translates to MNLPPIVQSFVLHFGEMGSRWGIARTVGQIYAVLFVSAEPLCADDLVDRLGISRSNVSIGLKELQSWNLVRLRHVPSDRREFFSTPEDVWAILRTLVQERKKREVDPTLSVLRDLLLQSPQSDAEAHAQARMRDMLAPMELLTKWYDDVERLETERLIQLLSLGATIVKALDVKDRLFALPGRKAAAKSP; encoded by the coding sequence ATGAATCTGCCCCCTATCGTCCAGTCCTTCGTGCTGCATTTCGGCGAAATGGGTTCGCGCTGGGGAATTGCGCGCACCGTGGGTCAGATCTACGCCGTTCTGTTCGTGTCGGCCGAGCCGCTCTGCGCCGACGATCTCGTCGACCGGCTCGGCATTTCGCGCTCGAACGTGTCGATCGGCCTCAAGGAGTTGCAATCCTGGAATCTCGTGCGGCTGCGCCATGTGCCGAGCGACCGCCGCGAGTTTTTCTCCACGCCCGAAGACGTGTGGGCGATCCTGCGCACGCTCGTCCAGGAGCGCAAAAAGCGCGAGGTCGATCCGACCCTGTCCGTGCTGCGCGATCTGCTGCTGCAGAGCCCTCAGAGCGATGCCGAAGCGCACGCCCAAGCGCGCATGCGCGACATGCTGGCCCCCATGGAACTGCTGACCAAATGGTACGACGACGTCGAGCGGCTTGAGACCGAGCGCTTGATCCAACTCTTGAGCCTCGGTGCGACGATCGTCAAAGCGCTCGACGTCAAAGACCGGCTGTTTGCATTGCCGGGCCGCAAGGCTGCGGCCAAATCCCCCTGA
- a CDS encoding Lrp/AsnC family transcriptional regulator gives MYFAAMDDIDRKIIAHLQQNARDSYAGTAAAVGLSVSAVNERLKKLEAGGIITGWSITTDPEKLGRPTLAFVSVALEGTKHDAGFVATMAALPDVLECHHVTGAWSYLLKIRVATNSALERVIVERIKRVPGVARTETVIALSSAKDTHVVACGP, from the coding sequence ATGTATTTTGCGGCCATGGACGATATCGACAGAAAAATCATAGCGCATCTTCAGCAAAACGCGCGCGATTCCTATGCCGGGACCGCGGCAGCGGTCGGCCTGTCGGTGTCGGCCGTCAACGAGCGGCTCAAAAAGCTCGAGGCGGGCGGCATCATCACCGGCTGGTCGATCACGACGGATCCGGAAAAACTCGGGCGGCCGACCTTGGCATTTGTTTCGGTCGCCCTCGAGGGCACCAAACACGATGCGGGCTTCGTCGCTACGATGGCAGCCCTGCCCGACGTGCTCGAATGCCATCACGTGACGGGCGCGTGGTCGTATCTGCTCAAGATCCGTGTCGCCACGAATTCCGCACTCGAGCGCGTGATCGTCGAGCGCATCAAACGCGTTCCAGGCGTGGCGCGCACGGAAACGGTGATTGCCCTCTCCTCGGCCAAGGATACGCATGTCGTGGCGTGCGGACCATGA
- a CDS encoding LysE family transporter, with the protein MTGIDVDFLTKGLILGVSIAAPIGPIGILCIRRTLSHGVLAGIAGGLGTALADGLYAAIAAFGFAALLGDLLADNLWFRLGGAAFLLWLGWKGWNAEPAARAASVDARTLAGTFAATFLLTVANPATIVTFLGLFLALGLADAGDSSAAGMSLVAGVVLGSFGWWIVLSGTIASLRDRIGPNAFRFINRSASLLLVGFALWMLADAFG; encoded by the coding sequence ATGACCGGCATCGATGTCGATTTTTTGACGAAGGGCCTGATCTTGGGCGTGTCGATCGCGGCACCCATCGGGCCCATCGGCATTCTGTGCATCAGGCGCACGCTGTCGCACGGCGTGCTGGCCGGCATTGCGGGCGGGCTCGGCACGGCCTTGGCCGACGGGCTCTACGCCGCCATCGCCGCTTTCGGCTTTGCCGCCTTGCTCGGCGATCTTCTGGCCGACAATCTGTGGTTCCGTCTCGGCGGTGCCGCCTTTCTGCTATGGCTCGGTTGGAAGGGCTGGAACGCCGAGCCTGCTGCGCGCGCCGCCTCGGTCGATGCGCGCACGCTTGCGGGCACATTTGCGGCGACGTTCCTCCTCACCGTCGCGAACCCCGCCACGATCGTCACGTTCCTCGGCCTGTTCCTCGCACTCGGGCTGGCCGATGCGGGCGATTCGAGCGCCGCTGGAATGTCGCTGGTCGCGGGCGTGGTGCTGGGCTCGTTCGGCTGGTGGATCGTGCTGTCGGGCACCATCGCTTCCTTGCGCGACCGGATCGGTCCAAACGCGTTCCGCTTCATCAACCGATCGGCGTCGCTGCTGCTGGTCGGGTTCGCGCTCTGGATGCTCGCCGACGCATTCGGTTGA